In Pseudomonas deceptionensis, a single window of DNA contains:
- a CDS encoding ATP-grasp domain-containing protein → MIWFLEGQSSQRDVIAGARAALPDAVRIFASHRQNRPEITGLADVAWREPLDNQERIGWVIEQARAHQIRVVLAGRVGQVYEAHRAEFEAAGLQLITGALDLDTFERVDDKAVFTREALAAGLACIPAIEVSTQDELQAEYAQLSRDGQVCVKPTRGIYGQGFWRLADDVDPFRSFANADAHEVNATVFAHAYGQSEAPKPLLVMPYMPGSECSVDMVCEAGEAVAFVGRRKQGLMQTFERDGAAVELAIKAARHFKCDGIVNVQTRDDAAGQPHLLEINLRYSGGIGYTREAGVNLPGIFAARRLGLPVPASVWREDVQVKAITVVVPVRGESLLR, encoded by the coding sequence ATGATCTGGTTTCTTGAAGGGCAATCGAGCCAACGCGACGTGATTGCAGGTGCCCGCGCGGCGCTGCCCGATGCGGTTCGGATCTTTGCCTCACACCGACAAAACCGCCCTGAAATTACCGGGTTGGCAGATGTCGCCTGGCGCGAGCCTCTGGACAATCAAGAACGCATTGGCTGGGTTATCGAACAGGCGCGAGCCCATCAGATCCGCGTGGTGCTGGCCGGGCGCGTAGGGCAGGTCTATGAAGCCCATCGGGCCGAGTTCGAAGCCGCTGGCCTGCAACTGATCACGGGCGCCCTGGATCTGGACACCTTTGAGCGGGTAGACGACAAGGCAGTATTCACCCGCGAAGCCCTGGCGGCCGGGCTGGCGTGCATTCCGGCCATTGAGGTGAGCACTCAGGACGAGCTGCAAGCGGAGTACGCCCAGTTGTCCCGTGATGGCCAGGTTTGCGTAAAACCGACACGCGGCATTTATGGTCAGGGCTTTTGGCGCCTGGCCGATGATGTCGACCCGTTCCGCAGTTTTGCCAACGCCGACGCCCATGAAGTCAATGCAACGGTCTTTGCCCACGCCTACGGGCAATCAGAGGCGCCCAAGCCGTTGCTGGTGATGCCGTACATGCCCGGCAGCGAATGCTCGGTGGACATGGTGTGCGAAGCAGGCGAGGCCGTGGCGTTTGTGGGGCGGCGCAAGCAGGGCCTGATGCAGACGTTTGAGCGCGACGGTGCTGCGGTTGAGCTGGCGATCAAGGCCGCACGGCACTTCAAGTGCGACGGTATCGTCAACGTGCAGACCCGCGATGATGCGGCAGGCCAGCCACACCTGCTGGAGATCAATCTGCGTTACTCCGGCGGCATCGGCTATACGCGCGAAGCCGGCGTCAACCTGCCCGGTATTTTTGCCGCTCGCCGCCTGGGTCTGCCGGTGCCGGCCAGCGTCTGGCGCGAGGATGTGCAAGTCAAGGCAATCACGGTGGTCGTTCCGGTTCGCGGGGAATCGCTGTTAAGGTGA
- a CDS encoding ArnT family glycosyltransferase, whose amino-acid sequence MRLTRPALLLLLLAGVLFFFALGNHQLQGSTESRVAGIAMQMHLSDDWVTPNLLNEPFLEKPPLSLWLDAGAIRVFGAQPFAVRLASAFAGLFCVLLLYAMLRKLGRPVALAWTAAAMLATMGSFWGNVRQVGEDALLTLGVTMALLAFFHASRQLRFAWGSWLLFAAGIAIATLSKGVLGLALPGVVIFVFLLCESLIAKRFVPRNWLRPALLTLLGLIPLMIWLCVLYQRGGMQALGELLWTNSVGRFSGSFVEAGHYEPFYYYLRKLPEAFLPWNLLTYLGLWHFRKQLRSNPYLLFFCVWLVAQFVLLNFASSKRAVYLMSLAPAAAVIAGEYARVVLAWLREKGQHSAWARFLSQHHRSLAAALLAAVVTAYLVAALRAPLADKTESFEPLAAHAMSLQASGKQIALMKPDERLAAVVFYTRQLQHTLDSTAELQAFLSASPDNIVLIENPVVPGMALNIVDKVSVGRRHFHFVSLAAPRP is encoded by the coding sequence ATGCGTCTGACTCGTCCCGCTCTGCTGCTGTTGCTCCTCGCTGGTGTGCTGTTCTTTTTTGCGCTGGGCAATCACCAGTTGCAAGGCTCGACCGAGTCGCGAGTGGCGGGCATCGCCATGCAAATGCACCTGAGCGACGACTGGGTCACACCCAACTTGCTCAATGAACCCTTCCTTGAAAAACCGCCCCTGAGCCTGTGGCTGGATGCGGGCGCCATTCGTGTGTTTGGCGCCCAGCCATTCGCCGTGCGCCTGGCCTCGGCTTTTGCCGGGCTGTTTTGCGTGCTGTTGCTGTACGCCATGTTGCGCAAGCTGGGGCGCCCTGTCGCACTGGCCTGGACCGCCGCGGCAATGCTGGCAACCATGGGCAGCTTTTGGGGCAATGTGCGTCAGGTGGGTGAAGACGCGCTGCTGACCCTGGGGGTGACCATGGCCTTGCTGGCGTTTTTTCATGCCAGCCGCCAACTGCGTTTTGCCTGGGGCAGCTGGTTGCTGTTTGCCGCTGGCATAGCCATTGCGACCTTGAGTAAAGGCGTACTGGGCCTGGCATTGCCGGGGGTGGTGATCTTTGTATTCCTGCTGTGTGAAAGCCTGATAGCAAAACGTTTTGTACCGCGCAACTGGCTGCGACCTGCGCTGCTGACCCTGCTGGGGCTGATTCCGCTGATGATCTGGCTGTGCGTGCTGTATCAGCGCGGTGGCATGCAAGCGCTTGGCGAGCTGCTGTGGACCAACAGCGTCGGGCGCTTCAGCGGCTCCTTTGTCGAAGCCGGGCATTACGAACCGTTCTACTACTACCTGAGAAAGCTGCCAGAAGCCTTCTTGCCGTGGAACCTGCTGACCTACCTGGGGCTCTGGCACTTTCGCAAACAACTGCGCAGCAACCCCTACCTGCTGTTTTTCTGCGTGTGGCTGGTGGCGCAGTTCGTGCTGCTGAACTTCGCCTCCAGCAAACGCGCGGTGTACCTGATGTCGCTGGCGCCAGCGGCTGCGGTCATTGCGGGTGAGTACGCCCGGGTTGTGTTGGCCTGGCTGCGCGAAAAAGGCCAGCACTCGGCGTGGGCCAGGTTCCTGAGCCAGCACCACCGCTCCCTCGCCGCCGCCCTGCTGGCCGCCGTAGTTACCGCCTACTTGGTGGCGGCGCTCCGGGCCCCGCTCGCCGATAAAACCGAGTCATTCGAGCCCCTGGCCGCCCACGCCATGAGCCTGCAAGCCAGCGGCAAACAGATCGCGCTGATGAAACCCGACGAGCGCCTGGCCGCCGTGGTGTTTTACACCCGCCAATTGCAGCACACCCTGGACTCAACCGCAGAACTGCAGGCGTTTCTCAGTGCATCGCCCGACAACATCGTGCTCATCGAAAACCCGGTGGTGCCCGGCATGGCGTTGAACATCGTGGACAAAGTCAGCGTGGGGCGTCGTCATTTTCACTTTGTGAGCCTGGCGGCGCCCCGGCCATAA
- a CDS encoding histidine phosphatase family protein encodes MLRRGLARYRNVLVVGVASVLAIALTLTLLAPASAPNLAQASHADHVLLLTDSWAKGDVIALVRHAERCDRSTTQCLGPEDGVTVRGAAAVQALGSDYEQLGLKNADIYSSLLTRARQTADAMFARPVEAQDWLFNCRGGMLRDALKHKVAGHNLVLVTHSECMDQLLLDMHLSTNTTFGYGDSLFIKTNGVNGEPQMLGYIAPKDWASIVPVVNATAGHGYEASQF; translated from the coding sequence ATGCTGCGTCGCGGGCTGGCCCGTTATAGAAATGTGCTGGTCGTGGGCGTTGCAAGCGTGCTGGCCATTGCGCTGACATTGACCTTGTTGGCGCCTGCGTCCGCGCCCAATCTGGCGCAAGCCAGCCATGCCGATCATGTGTTGTTGCTCACTGACAGCTGGGCCAAAGGCGATGTGATTGCTCTGGTTCGCCATGCCGAGCGCTGCGATCGCTCTACCACGCAGTGCCTGGGGCCAGAAGACGGTGTGACGGTGCGCGGTGCTGCAGCCGTTCAGGCGTTGGGCTCGGACTATGAGCAGTTAGGTCTCAAGAATGCCGACATTTACAGCAGCTTGCTGACCCGGGCCCGGCAAACCGCCGATGCCATGTTCGCCCGGCCGGTGGAGGCCCAGGACTGGTTGTTCAACTGCCGGGGCGGCATGTTGCGTGATGCCCTCAAGCACAAGGTAGCGGGCCACAACCTGGTACTGGTCACCCACAGTGAATGCATGGATCAGCTGCTTTTGGACATGCACCTGTCAACGAACACGACGTTTGGCTACGGTGATTCATTGTTTATCAAGACCAACGGCGTCAATGGCGAACCGCAGATGCTGGGTTACATCGCACCCAAAGACTGGGCGAGCATCGTGCCAGTGGTCAACGCGACGGCCGGCCACGGGTATGAAGCTTCGCAGTTCTGA